A region of Cellulophaga sp. RHA19 DNA encodes the following proteins:
- the yiaA gene encoding inner membrane protein YiaA has protein sequence MDYQTNVSVEKELKSKKKKDKKVYDQKPTSAFIGAAWTSLLVGMVAFCIGLWNADMLLNEKGYYFTILLFGLFSVISVQKAVRDKLEDVPVTDIYYGISWFAAVASIVLLVVGLWNADLQLSEKGFYGMSFLLSLFSAIAVQKNTRDVQYINRNDKNED, from the coding sequence ATGGATTATCAAACAAATGTTTCAGTAGAAAAAGAATTAAAATCAAAAAAGAAAAAAGATAAAAAAGTGTATGACCAAAAACCAACCTCTGCTTTTATAGGAGCCGCTTGGACATCTTTACTTGTTGGTATGGTTGCCTTTTGTATAGGTTTATGGAACGCAGATATGCTTTTAAATGAAAAAGGATACTACTTTACAATTTTACTTTTTGGATTATTCTCTGTTATATCTGTGCAAAAAGCAGTGAGGGACAAGTTAGAAGACGTACCAGTAACAGATATTTATTATGGAATTAGTTGGTTTGCAGCTGTAGCGTCTATAGTATTATTAGTTGTAGGTTTATGGAATGCAGATTTGCAATTAAGCGAAAAAGGATTTTACGGAATGTCTTTTTTATTAAGTTTATTTTCTGCCATTGCAGTGCAAAAAAATACAAGAGATGTGCAGTATATAAACCGTAATGATAAAAATGAAGACTAA
- a CDS encoding SLC13 family permease, which yields MAISKKIGLIAGPLVFICILFFPITILSTKADAVLAVAAWMVIWWIAEATSISVTALLPLILFPILNIMPLNTVGANYGNKIIFLFFGGFILALALEKVNLHKRIALNIIKITGTTPNKVVLGFMIATATLSMWISNTASTVVMLPIAVSVIKLLVNDEDGFTKSDKNFALSVMLGIAFSANAGGIATIIGTPPNSVLIGLLEEQYNIEISFLKWMIIGLPFSIVLLTVIYFVLVKWMFPNKQLEFSASKDVINSELEKLGSISKREKMVLTIFGITVFLWIFRTLINSIFPNLGLSDTGISMIAAVSLFAVPYNLKKGDFILNWKDTEKLAWGILVLFGGGLALANGMATTGIVTTVTEAISSSNINIFFTVSLLILLMLFMTELMSNVALITVLAPIVAGIAIGLNIPMLHILIPVTMASSCAFMLPMATPPNAIVFASGYIKVKQMARVGIILNLIAVGLLILLYQFILPILF from the coding sequence ATGGCAATTAGCAAAAAAATAGGACTTATAGCAGGTCCTTTGGTATTTATCTGTATTCTTTTTTTTCCAATAACAATACTATCTACAAAAGCAGATGCTGTATTAGCCGTTGCTGCCTGGATGGTTATTTGGTGGATTGCAGAAGCGACATCTATTTCTGTAACTGCACTATTACCTTTAATTTTATTTCCTATACTTAATATAATGCCATTAAACACAGTAGGTGCTAACTATGGCAATAAAATTATTTTTTTATTCTTTGGTGGTTTTATTTTAGCGCTTGCGTTAGAAAAAGTAAACCTTCACAAACGTATTGCTTTAAATATTATTAAAATTACAGGTACAACACCTAATAAAGTTGTTTTAGGTTTTATGATTGCTACTGCTACACTAAGTATGTGGATTAGCAATACAGCTAGTACAGTTGTAATGCTCCCCATAGCAGTATCTGTTATAAAATTACTTGTTAATGATGAAGATGGTTTTACAAAAAGTGATAAAAACTTTGCCCTAAGTGTAATGCTTGGCATTGCTTTTTCTGCCAATGCCGGTGGTATTGCAACCATTATTGGCACACCTCCAAATTCGGTTTTAATAGGATTGTTAGAAGAACAATATAATATAGAAATATCATTTTTAAAATGGATGATTATTGGCTTGCCATTTTCAATTGTACTGCTAACTGTAATTTACTTTGTCCTTGTAAAATGGATGTTCCCTAACAAACAACTAGAGTTTTCTGCATCTAAAGACGTTATCAATTCAGAATTAGAAAAACTTGGATCTATTAGTAAAAGAGAAAAAATGGTTCTTACAATATTTGGAATCACCGTTTTTCTATGGATTTTTAGAACATTAATAAACTCCATTTTCCCCAATTTAGGATTGTCTGATACTGGAATTAGTATGATAGCTGCCGTATCTTTATTTGCAGTACCCTATAATTTAAAAAAAGGAGATTTTATTTTAAATTGGAAAGACACAGAAAAACTTGCTTGGGGAATTTTAGTATTATTTGGTGGAGGCTTAGCTCTTGCAAATGGTATGGCTACCACAGGTATTGTAACCACAGTAACAGAGGCTATATCTAGTAGTAATATAAATATCTTTTTTACTGTATCGCTTTTAATATTATTAATGTTATTTATGACAGAGCTTATGAGCAACGTAGCTTTAATAACAGTTTTAGCACCAATTGTTGCTGGTATTGCAATTGGGTTAAACATTCCAATGCTACACATACTTATACCTGTTACAATGGCCAGTAGCTGTGCTTTTATGTTACCAATGGCTACACCACCAAATGCTATAGTTTTTGCTAGCGGTTATATTAAAGTTAAACAAATGGCAAGAGTAGGTATTATTTTAAATTTAATTGCTGTAGGCTTATTAATTTTACTTTATCAATTTATACTACCAATACTTTTTTAA
- a CDS encoding glucosaminidase domain-containing protein codes for MNNKTQKNSLRLIYKAGIIVLLVFFASCKAKRSVTKRSHKKVSTVTPKSNSNNGDALYGLPKDEGKFVSFAIENTDDYINTFAAIAQDEMKTYGIPASITIAQGILESGSGKGELARKTNNHFGIKCHTGWEGDFDYHDDDEKGECFRKYNHPMYSFRDHSLFLTTRGRYSSLFDLRANDYKGWAKGLRKAGYATDPKYPQKLIYLIEKYDLHKYDGKHKAVRTAPKEYVVKKHKVEAGETLYAISRMYFMGVPELMKLNNLKNTNLSVGQELIVKYTKN; via the coding sequence ATGAATAATAAGACACAAAAAAATAGTTTAAGGTTAATTTATAAAGCAGGAATAATAGTGTTGCTTGTTTTTTTTGCAAGTTGTAAAGCTAAAAGAAGTGTTACCAAAAGGTCTCATAAAAAAGTATCTACAGTTACGCCTAAAAGTAATTCTAACAATGGTGACGCTCTTTATGGTTTGCCAAAAGATGAAGGTAAATTTGTAAGTTTTGCTATAGAAAATACAGACGATTATATAAATACATTTGCTGCAATAGCCCAAGATGAAATGAAAACTTATGGAATACCCGCAAGTATAACTATTGCACAAGGTATTTTAGAAAGTGGATCTGGAAAAGGAGAGTTGGCACGTAAAACCAACAACCATTTTGGTATAAAATGTCATACTGGTTGGGAAGGAGATTTTGATTATCATGATGATGATGAAAAAGGGGAGTGTTTTAGAAAATACAACCACCCAATGTACTCTTTTAGAGATCATAGCTTGTTTTTAACAACAAGAGGTAGGTATTCTTCTTTGTTTGATTTACGCGCTAATGATTACAAAGGATGGGCTAAGGGATTAAGAAAAGCTGGTTACGCAACAGATCCTAAATACCCGCAAAAGTTAATTTACTTAATTGAAAAATATGACCTTCATAAATATGATGGTAAGCATAAAGCAGTGCGTACAGCTCCAAAAGAATATGTTGTAAAAAAGCATAAGGTAGAGGCAGGTGAAACACTGTATGCTATATCTAGAATGTATTTTATGGGAGTGCCAGAGTTAATGAAACTAAATAATTTAAAAAATACAAACCTAAGCGTAGGTCAAGAACTTATTGTAAAATATACTAAAAATTAA
- a CDS encoding 1-aminocyclopropane-1-carboxylate deaminase/D-cysteine desulfhydrase: protein MKVLNQQVRLPILSEKKISLCIKREDTLHPFISGNKFRKLKYNLLHAKEIKATTLLTFGGAYSNHIAATAYAGKENGIKTVGVIRGEELVSKWQHNPTLAFAKENGMEFKFISREAYRQKNNSEFLTNLQLEFPNSFVLPEGGANDLAVKGCEEILTERDADFNVVCSAVGTGGTIAGIINSANKNQLVLGFPALKGDFLKEDICKFANNTNWELINSYNFGGYAKVTSELINFINSFKNETSIPLDPVYTGKMVYGILDLVRKNYFAPGTKIVAIHTGGLQGIKGMNSLLLKKKLPLINE from the coding sequence GTGAAAGTTTTAAATCAGCAAGTACGACTTCCTATTTTATCAGAAAAAAAGATATCACTCTGTATTAAGAGAGAAGATACGCTACACCCTTTTATCTCTGGTAATAAGTTTAGAAAATTAAAGTATAATTTACTGCACGCTAAAGAAATAAAAGCAACAACACTTTTAACATTTGGTGGTGCGTACTCCAATCATATTGCGGCAACTGCCTATGCAGGAAAAGAAAACGGTATAAAAACCGTTGGTGTAATTAGGGGTGAAGAATTGGTAAGTAAATGGCAACATAACCCAACTTTGGCTTTTGCTAAAGAAAACGGAATGGAGTTTAAATTTATAAGTAGAGAAGCTTACAGACAAAAAAATAATTCTGAATTTTTAACCAATTTGCAGTTAGAGTTTCCTAATAGTTTTGTGTTGCCAGAAGGTGGTGCTAATGACTTGGCTGTAAAAGGTTGCGAAGAAATATTGACAGAAAGAGATGCTGATTTTAATGTGGTATGCAGTGCTGTTGGTACAGGTGGTACAATAGCAGGTATTATAAATTCTGCAAATAAGAATCAATTGGTTTTGGGTTTTCCGGCGTTAAAAGGTGATTTTTTAAAAGAAGATATTTGTAAATTTGCTAATAACACAAATTGGGAGCTTATAAATAGCTATAATTTTGGTGGTTATGCAAAGGTAACATCAGAATTAATAAATTTTATAAACTCTTTTAAAAATGAAACCAGTATACCTTTAGATCCTGTGTATACGGGTAAAATGGTTTATGGTATTTTAGATCTAGTACGTAAAAATTATTTTGCACCTGGCACTAAAATTGTAGCAATACACACTGGCGGATTACAAGGAATAAAAGGAATGAATAGTTTATTACTAAAGAAAAAATTACCTCTTATAAATGAATAA
- the lipB gene encoding lipoyl(octanoyl) transferase LipB: MNKEVFLQDLGQKDYKETWDYQEDLFKETLDIKIKNRREDAGLKTPNHFLFVEHPHVYTLGKSGDMANLLIDEEQLAKKNATFYKINRGGDITYHGPGQIVGYPILDLDNFFTDIHKYLRLLEEMVILTLAEYGLKAERSNGETGVWLDVGTPFARKICAMGVRASRWVTMHGFALNVNADLGYFDLMIPCGIKDKAVTSLNVELGKTTIDEAEVKSKLLKHFTALFEAEMIAK, from the coding sequence ATGAATAAAGAAGTATTTCTACAAGATTTAGGACAAAAGGATTATAAAGAAACTTGGGACTACCAAGAAGATCTTTTTAAAGAAACTTTAGATATAAAGATTAAAAACAGGCGAGAAGATGCAGGTTTAAAAACACCTAATCACTTTTTGTTTGTAGAGCATCCGCATGTGTATACCTTAGGAAAAAGTGGGGATATGGCTAATTTGCTAATAGATGAAGAGCAACTAGCTAAAAAAAACGCTACTTTTTATAAAATAAATAGGGGAGGAGATATTACGTATCACGGTCCTGGACAAATAGTTGGTTACCCAATTTTAGATTTGGATAACTTTTTTACAGATATACATAAGTATTTACGCCTACTAGAAGAAATGGTAATTTTAACCTTAGCGGAGTATGGACTAAAAGCAGAGCGCTCTAACGGAGAAACAGGAGTTTGGTTAGATGTAGGAACGCCTTTTGCGCGTAAAATTTGTGCAATGGGTGTGCGCGCTAGTAGATGGGTAACAATGCACGGTTTTGCTTTAAATGTAAATGCAGATTTAGGGTATTTTGATCTTATGATTCCGTGTGGAATAAAAGACAAAGCAGTAACATCTTTAAATGTAGAGCTAGGTAAAACTACAATTGACGAAGCAGAAGTAAAAAGTAAATTACTAAAGCATTTTACAGCATTGTTTGAGGCAGAAATGATTGCAAAGTAA
- a CDS encoding zinc-dependent metalloprotease: MIKSLLTKLLLAVFLFGSLTNLEAQSKKKNKKSKKNAKTEAPASKPKKGAILPYSKVITKDAKTDTGLFNVHTVDDKRYYEIPDSLFNKEMLMVSRIAKTATGLGFGGGKINTQMLRWEKKDKKVLLRIMSTNIVADEKLPVHEAVMNSNLEPVLYSFDIKAIKKDSLNPTTVIQINDFFQKDVKTLGLPERNRKQYKVSRLDDSRSYIESVKSYPLNIEARHVKTYFAGNPPSNSALGSITLEINNSMILLPSNPMKRRYFDERVGWFARSQVDYGLDAQKSKSVTYLDRWRLEVKDEDLEKFKRGELVEPKKQIVYYIDRATPEEWVPFIKQGIEDWQVAFEAAGFKNAIVAKTPPTPEEDPEWSAEDVRYSVVRYLASPIPNANGPHVSDPRTGEILESDINWYHNVMTLLRNWFFIQTAAINPDARGVEFKTEVMGRLIRFVSSHEVGHTLGLPHNMGSSAAYPVDSLRSASFTKKYGTAPSIMDYARFNYIAQPGDEGVALMPNIGIYDKYSISWGYRPILDKSAKDEKKTLDSWILKHAGDPLYRFGRQQFGVIDPSSQTEDLGDDAMKASSYGIANLKRIVPNLIKWTAEDGKSYDDLDELYGQVLGQYNRYMGHVSNNVGGVYEDYKTYDQEGDVYSHVAKEKQKRAIQFLHKQLFATPTWLLDNNILNKIENAGAVERIRNTQSRTLNNLLDTGRMARIIENEALNGSKAYNLTTMMADVRKGIWKELSTGRSIDTYRRNLQRAYVDRMEYLMTVNPKSSRFGTAVNVSQSDIRAVVRAELQTLQRSVKSAASNSSGIRRAHLKDIQERIESILDPK; encoded by the coding sequence ATGATTAAAAGTTTACTCACCAAACTTCTATTAGCTGTTTTTCTATTTGGTTCTCTTACCAATTTAGAAGCTCAATCTAAAAAGAAGAACAAGAAAAGCAAGAAAAATGCTAAAACAGAAGCTCCAGCTTCAAAACCAAAAAAAGGAGCTATTTTACCTTACAGCAAGGTAATTACCAAAGATGCTAAAACAGACACTGGTTTGTTTAATGTACACACTGTAGATGACAAACGTTATTATGAAATTCCAGATTCTTTGTTTAACAAAGAAATGTTAATGGTTAGCAGAATAGCAAAAACAGCAACCGGATTAGGTTTTGGCGGCGGAAAAATTAACACTCAAATGTTACGTTGGGAGAAAAAAGACAAAAAAGTTCTTCTACGCATTATGTCTACAAACATTGTTGCAGATGAAAAACTACCTGTACATGAAGCTGTAATGAACTCTAACTTAGAGCCTGTTTTATATTCTTTTGATATTAAAGCGATAAAAAAAGATTCTCTAAACCCTACAACTGTTATACAAATTAATGACTTTTTTCAGAAAGATGTAAAAACATTAGGTTTACCAGAGCGTAACAGAAAACAATACAAGGTTAGTCGTTTAGATGATAGCAGAAGTTATATTGAAAGTGTTAAAAGTTACCCTTTAAATATTGAGGCTAGACACGTAAAAACATACTTTGCTGGCAACCCACCATCTAACTCTGCGCTAGGGTCTATTACATTAGAGATTAATAACTCTATGATTTTGCTTCCAAGCAACCCAATGAAAAGACGTTATTTTGACGAACGTGTAGGCTGGTTTGCTCGTAGTCAAGTAGATTATGGTTTGGATGCTCAAAAAAGTAAATCTGTAACTTATTTAGATCGTTGGAGATTAGAAGTTAAAGATGAAGATTTAGAAAAATTTAAAAGAGGTGAACTTGTAGAGCCTAAAAAGCAAATAGTTTATTACATAGACAGGGCTACTCCAGAAGAGTGGGTTCCTTTTATTAAGCAAGGTATAGAAGATTGGCAAGTTGCTTTTGAAGCTGCTGGTTTTAAAAATGCTATAGTTGCAAAAACACCACCTACTCCAGAAGAAGATCCAGAATGGTCTGCAGAAGATGTCAGGTATTCTGTTGTAAGGTATTTAGCCTCTCCAATTCCAAATGCAAATGGTCCTCACGTAAGTGACCCAAGAACTGGTGAAATTTTAGAATCTGATATTAATTGGTACCACAACGTAATGACATTATTACGTAACTGGTTTTTTATTCAAACCGCAGCTATTAATCCAGATGCAAGAGGTGTTGAGTTTAAAACTGAAGTTATGGGTAGGTTAATACGCTTTGTATCTTCTCATGAAGTTGGCCACACCTTAGGCTTACCTCATAACATGGGAAGTAGTGCTGCGTACCCTGTAGATTCTTTACGCTCTGCATCTTTCACAAAAAAATATGGTACTGCACCATCAATTATGGATTATGCACGTTTTAATTACATAGCACAACCAGGAGATGAAGGTGTTGCTTTAATGCCAAATATTGGTATTTATGACAAATATTCTATTAGTTGGGGTTACCGTCCTATTTTAGACAAATCTGCTAAAGATGAAAAGAAAACTTTAGATAGCTGGATTTTAAAGCACGCTGGTGATCCTCTTTATCGTTTTGGAAGACAACAATTTGGGGTTATAGATCCAAGTTCACAAACCGAAGATTTAGGTGATGATGCAATGAAAGCTAGTAGTTATGGTATTGCTAACCTAAAAAGAATTGTACCTAACTTAATTAAATGGACAGCAGAAGATGGCAAGTCTTATGATGATTTAGATGAATTATACGGACAAGTTTTAGGACAATATAACAGATATATGGGTCACGTATCTAACAACGTAGGTGGCGTATATGAAGATTACAAAACATATGATCAAGAAGGTGATGTGTACTCTCACGTAGCTAAAGAAAAACAAAAAAGAGCAATTCAGTTTTTACATAAACAATTGTTTGCTACACCTACTTGGTTGCTAGACAACAATATTTTAAACAAAATTGAAAATGCTGGTGCTGTTGAACGTATTAGAAATACACAGTCTAGAACGTTAAATAATCTTTTAGATACCGGTAGAATGGCTCGTATAATAGAAAACGAAGCTTTAAACGGATCTAAAGCCTACAACTTAACTACAATGATGGCTGACGTAAGAAAAGGCATTTGGAAAGAGTTAAGCACAGGAAGATCTATAGATACATACAGACGTAATTTACAACGTGCTTATGTAGATCGTATGGAGTACCTAATGACAGTAAACCCTAAATCATCTAGGTTTGGTACAGCTGTAAATGTTAGTCAGTCTGATATTAGAGCTGTAGTAAGAGCTGAATTACAAACGCTGCAACGTTCTGTAAAATCTGCTGCTTCAAATTCTAGCGGTATTAGAAGAGCTCACTTAAAAGATATACAAGAGAGAATAGAATCTATTTTAGATCCTAAATAA
- the lysS gene encoding lysine--tRNA ligase, with protein MQLSEQEIIRREKLGKLREMGINPYPADLYPVNTTSKQVKENFEEGKQVVISGRLMSRRIQGKASFAELQDGEGRIQVYFNRDEICSGDDKTLYNDVYKKLLDIGDIIGIEGDLFTTQVGEKTVMVKKFTLLSKSLRPLPLPKVDSEGKVFDEFNDPELRYRRRYADLVVNPHVKEVFVKRTKLFNAMRSFFNESGYFEVETPILQPIPGGAAARPFITHHNSLDIPLYMRIANELYLKRLIVGGFDGVYEFSKNFRNEGMDKTHNPEFTAMEIYVSYKDYNWMMDFCEKLLEHCAIAVNGTSEATFGEHKINFKAPYARVTMADSIKHFTGFDITGKTETEIFEAAKGMGIEVDATMGKGKLIDEIFGEKCEGNYIQPTFITDYPKEMSPLCKEHRDNPELTERFELMVCGKEIANAYSELNDPIDQRERFEHQLKLAAKGDDEATEFIDEDFLRALEYGMPPTSGMGIGMDRLIMFLTNNQSIQEVLFFPQMKPERKAVALSDEGKAILAILKKAEKLPLEELKSTSGLSNKKWDKTIKELNKNGVAKVNKTDDGLFVEIA; from the coding sequence ATGCAGCTTTCGGAACAAGAAATCATCAGAAGGGAAAAATTAGGCAAGCTTAGAGAAATGGGCATTAACCCATATCCTGCAGACTTATACCCAGTAAACACTACCTCTAAACAAGTTAAAGAGAATTTTGAAGAGGGTAAACAGGTGGTAATTTCTGGTAGATTAATGTCTCGTAGAATTCAAGGAAAAGCTTCTTTTGCGGAGCTACAAGATGGCGAAGGCAGAATACAAGTATATTTTAACAGAGATGAAATTTGTTCTGGTGATGATAAAACTTTGTATAATGATGTATACAAAAAATTACTAGACATTGGCGATATTATTGGTATTGAAGGCGATTTGTTTACAACACAAGTTGGTGAAAAAACAGTAATGGTTAAAAAATTTACATTACTTAGTAAATCTTTACGACCGTTACCTTTACCAAAGGTAGATTCTGAAGGCAAAGTTTTTGATGAGTTTAACGACCCAGAATTGCGTTACCGTCGTAGATATGCAGATTTAGTTGTAAACCCACACGTTAAAGAGGTTTTTGTTAAACGTACTAAGTTGTTTAACGCAATGCGTAGCTTTTTTAATGAGTCTGGTTATTTTGAAGTTGAAACTCCTATTTTACAACCTATTCCTGGTGGTGCTGCGGCAAGACCATTTATTACACATCACAACAGTTTAGATATTCCGTTGTATATGAGAATTGCTAACGAGCTTTATTTAAAGCGTTTAATTGTTGGTGGTTTTGATGGTGTTTATGAGTTTTCTAAAAACTTTAGAAACGAAGGAATGGACAAAACACATAACCCAGAGTTTACCGCTATGGAAATTTATGTGTCTTACAAGGATTATAATTGGATGATGGATTTTTGCGAGAAATTGCTAGAACATTGTGCAATTGCTGTTAACGGTACAAGCGAAGCTACATTTGGCGAGCATAAAATTAATTTTAAAGCTCCTTATGCACGTGTAACAATGGCAGACTCTATTAAGCATTTTACTGGTTTTGATATTACTGGTAAAACTGAAACCGAAATTTTTGAAGCCGCTAAAGGTATGGGAATAGAGGTTGATGCTACAATGGGTAAAGGAAAACTTATTGATGAAATTTTTGGTGAAAAATGTGAAGGCAACTACATACAACCTACATTTATTACTGACTATCCTAAAGAAATGAGTCCGTTATGTAAAGAGCATAGAGATAACCCAGAACTTACAGAGCGTTTTGAGCTTATGGTTTGTGGTAAAGAAATTGCAAATGCTTATTCTGAACTTAACGACCCAATAGATCAAAGAGAGCGTTTTGAGCACCAATTAAAACTTGCTGCAAAAGGTGATGATGAAGCTACTGAGTTTATTGATGAGGACTTTTTACGTGCATTAGAATACGGTATGCCTCCTACATCTGGTATGGGAATAGGAATGGATAGGTTAATTATGTTTTTAACCAACAACCAATCTATACAAGAGGTATTGTTTTTTCCTCAAATGAAACCAGAGCGCAAAGCTGTTGCTTTAAGTGATGAAGGAAAAGCGATTTTAGCTATTCTTAAAAAAGCCGAAAAATTACCGTTAGAAGAATTAAAGTCTACTTCTGGTTTAAGTAATAAAAAATGGGATAAAACTATTAAAGAATTAAACAAAAATGGTGTTGCTAAAGTCAACAAAACAGATGATGGTTTATTTGTAGAAATAGCTTAA
- a CDS encoding YqaE/Pmp3 family membrane protein yields the protein MSFWRVLLAILCPPLSVIGKGCGSIVIVFLLWLCGWVPGTIAALIILNNPDR from the coding sequence ATGAGTTTTTGGAGAGTTTTATTGGCTATTTTATGTCCGCCTTTGTCTGTAATTGGTAAAGGATGCGGATCTATAGTTATTGTATTTTTACTGTGGTTATGTGGTTGGGTTCCTGGCACAATTGCAGCACTTATAATCTTGAATAATCCGGACAGATAA
- a CDS encoding DUF5522 domain-containing protein — MKKNLQPIEGDYYLSEEGYRVFTEQYHKRRGYCCESGCRHCPYGYNAKTNTQK; from the coding sequence ATGAAAAAAAATCTTCAACCTATAGAAGGTGACTATTATTTATCTGAAGAGGGTTACAGAGTATTTACAGAGCAATACCACAAAAGAAGAGGATACTGTTGCGAAAGTGGTTGCAGACACTGTCCTTATGGTTACAATGCTAAAACAAATACTCAAAAATAA
- the hemL gene encoding glutamate-1-semialdehyde 2,1-aminomutase, whose product MIYKRSSELFNEAKKYIPGGVNSPVRAFNAVGGEPIFVKEAKGAYLYDEDGNKIIDYIASWGPLILGHAYDPVINAVIEKAKKGTSFGMPTEIETELAKLAVSMVPNIDKIRFVNSGTEACMSAVRLARGFTDKDKIIKFAGCYHGHSDSFLIQAGSGAVTFGSPNSPGVTAGTAKDTLLATYNDLANVTSLVAANKGEIAAIIIEPVAGNMGCIIPSKEFITGLRELCTKEGILLIFDEVMTGFRLGRGGAQEVLGIDADIVTFGKVIGGGLPVGAFAARNEIMDYLAPNGPVYQAGTLSGNPLAMSAGLAMLTELNNNPDIFRSLADKTEYLHKGLKKALDKKGIAYQINRFGSMISVHFTDEPVVDFASSAKGNNDTFKKYFHGMLDRGVYLPPSAFESYFLNDALSYKDLDDTIAALEDLEL is encoded by the coding sequence ATGATTTATAAAAGAAGCAGTGAACTTTTTAACGAAGCTAAAAAATACATTCCAGGTGGTGTAAATTCTCCTGTAAGAGCTTTTAATGCAGTTGGTGGTGAACCAATTTTTGTAAAGGAAGCAAAAGGAGCATATTTGTATGATGAAGACGGAAATAAAATTATAGATTATATAGCATCTTGGGGACCATTAATCTTAGGTCACGCTTATGATCCTGTAATAAATGCAGTAATAGAAAAAGCAAAAAAAGGAACCTCTTTTGGTATGCCAACAGAGATAGAAACAGAGTTAGCAAAACTAGCAGTTTCTATGGTTCCTAATATTGATAAGATTAGATTTGTAAATAGTGGTACAGAAGCTTGTATGAGTGCCGTGCGCTTGGCAAGAGGTTTTACTGATAAGGACAAAATTATAAAGTTTGCAGGTTGTTATCACGGACATTCAGATTCGTTTTTAATACAAGCGGGTAGTGGAGCTGTAACTTTTGGTAGTCCTAATAGCCCTGGAGTAACAGCTGGTACAGCTAAAGATACTCTATTGGCAACGTATAATGATTTAGCAAATGTTACCTCTTTAGTAGCAGCTAACAAAGGAGAAATAGCAGCGATAATAATAGAGCCAGTGGCAGGTAATATGGGCTGCATAATTCCGTCTAAAGAATTTATTACTGGTTTAAGAGAACTTTGTACAAAAGAAGGTATTTTATTAATTTTTGATGAAGTAATGACGGGCTTTAGGCTGGGTAGAGGCGGAGCTCAAGAAGTACTGGGTATAGATGCAGATATTGTAACTTTTGGTAAAGTTATAGGTGGTGGTTTACCTGTTGGTGCATTTGCGGCTCGTAATGAAATTATGGATTATTTAGCGCCTAATGGACCTGTATACCAAGCAGGTACTTTAAGTGGTAATCCTTTGGCAATGAGTGCTGGTTTGGCTATGTTAACAGAGTTAAATAATAATCCTGATATTTTTAGAAGTTTAGCAGACAAAACAGAATATTTACACAAAGGATTAAAAAAAGCTTTAGATAAAAAAGGAATTGCATACCAAATAAATAGGTTTGGAAGTATGATTTCTGTACATTTTACAGATGAACCTGTTGTAGATTTTGCTTCTTCGGCAAAAGGAAATAATGATACGTTTAAAAAGTATTTTCACGGAATGCTAGATAGAGGTGTTTATTTGCCCCCAAGTGCTTTTGAAAGTTATTTTTTAAATGATGCATTATCGTATAAAGATCTAGATGATACTATTGCCGCTCTTGAAGACTTAGAGTTGTAA